AACATTATACTGAAGCACggaattttagttttgttttgtaaacTCTGTTGTGCCGATTTGTATAAGTTTTTAATTGAGACCATGTGCAAATGCACAACCAAGTATATTTGTTTGGCATAGGTTTTTATCTTTGTAAAAGTGGAATGCTGTGCTTTGTCTCATGACTAGTATACCAGTATAATTTTAAGGGACGTGCTGACATCACCAATGTATCATAACAGTGGCTCAAGGGTGTAATAGTCTCATTGGTCATCCTAACTTAGACCATTTGAAGCATAACACTCCACTGGAAGCATGTGCCTATGTGGTGACATAATATTTGGATAGTTTGATATTAGCCCAGTCACTCAGCACCTGAGGAATGTAAGCTTTGAATGAGTGTTGTATTATATGCCTCTTGGATTCTTCAGTATTACAATGCCAGCAGTAATTTCTGTTTAATGTTACAGGTGATAATGTAGGCTCTACCACATCAAAGAAAACACCCTATTGGAGGATATTCACACCAGCAGGTTGAGCGTCAAATGAGTGACTAACAACATGCTCTCCTTACCCTGAACATTTCTGGTTCACAAAACACATAATCATGTACAACACTTCAAAATGGCACTCAGTACTCTGAGCTAGAAATGTCCTCACCATTGTCCACCATCCATGAACGGTAATGGAGCATCATAGCAAGGCAAGCGAGGCCAATTACACGTCAATAATACCTTTACTTGATGCATCATAAATGAATTGTCAGTTCTAGGCCTTTGAAATATTTAGTGAacaatgaaaacagcatcaaagcAGAATGAAAAGGATCAGTGTCCTATCAATAAACCTGAATAAGGGGATTTTGCCTGCAATGACAGTTTTTTTATAATTTGTCATTTTGCTGATATACACTGTTGAAACCCATTAGACTAACAAAAGTATTCCCTACGGTGGCATTTTAGTCCAGAGTATAAATACCAAGCTGCGTGGAATAGTGATACATCCCAGGTACTTGTTTACTTAGCTGTGAAACTCAAAATGGGCAAGGTGAGGTCAACTTCCATATCTTTGAATTTTGCTCATAATGTTTTCTAAGAAACTGCAAATTTATGAAATTACTTGTGTGATTTTATCTCCCACAGATCATCTTTTACGAGGATAGGAACTTCCAGGGTCGGCACTATGAGTGCAGCAGTGACTGTGCCGACCTGTCCCCTTACTTCAGCCGCTGTAACTCCATCCGTGTTGAGAGTGACTGGTGGGTGCTGTATGAGAAACCCAATTACATGGGACACCAGTATGTTCTGACCAGGGGAGACTATCCTGACTACCAGCGCTGGATGGGATTCAATGACTGTATCCGGTCATGTCGCTGCTACCCACAAGTAAGTTAGAAATGCATGTTAACTACCTGTCTCAGATCATCTTCTGATATGAATTATGTTTGTTATGGTGTGTTAATCATTTACTGATTTTGTGCAATATATTTTGAGCTTCTTCATTAACTATATTTTCAGAtttatattgaatgatggaacaggctcaaaggaccaaatggcttactcttgtTGATATATTCTAAGTTTTAATATCAAATGAAGCACAATTATTTCCATCATGAGTGACAAATCCATAGCTAAGTTACTCTGTATTGTATTGTTTCGAATGTTTGTAAAAAATGAAATACAACTAGAAACCACCAGAATTTGGAAAATGGAACTAAAATCTTGTCTGTACTCTGTTACACATTTTCAATTAGTCATGAATTTGTAATACACACATATAAAGACTAATGTTTAAATAGTGCTCTTGTGTAATTCCCCTGGTTGATTTGATTAATGTCTAAATAATGATTCTGCTGACTTTGGTACAGAGGATACCAAGGGGAAGCAATGCCTACTTTCCTTGATGAACTTCTTCTGTCTTTCTCTGGAAATACTCAGTGTCATTCTGATGCCAAGATTTCTCAGTAACAATCTTGATGTAACTTTACTTACAATCAAGTTTAATAACTTGCTGTGGTTTAACCTATTGCCAATTGTTTTGTGTTTCATCTTTGTTAGTGGTTATAATTATTGCTTCACAGCAACTGGAACATTCATGATCCTTTTTCAAACAGTTTAAACTTTGTGTGGTAGACCTAGGCATACATACTGTGAATTACAGAGCGTTTAATAGGTACTGAAAAGGAGAAGGCCCTTTGACCGATTAAGCGATGTAACAGTGTGCACAAATAATTTAGCTAGCTCGACTTCCCCACCTTTCCTATAGCTCTGCAAACTGTTTGTGTGTCATGCTATAGTAACAGCATGCAATAATCAACTCATATTTACTTGATATTGATGGGCAGAACCAATCTGGTTGCTAGATTATTTTGCTGCTGCTAATTTCTGGCCTGAGTAGCTGGTCAATGTGTACATTAGTGAGTCAGAATCAATTCTCTTTGAAAGCCACACTTAACATTATTTTAACAATCCTTTCAGGTAACGCATTAAAAATTCTAGCCACTTGCTGCACAGGAGCTCTTCTGTTCATTACATATGGTTCTTTTAACAATTACATGGTCTCCAAGTAATGGGAGCAGCTTCTAATCAGCAACTGTCAAATATTTCTCATCATTCACTTCCCTCAACGGAACAACTTTTGATTATCCatggctattcagtccattgccAATAACTTCTTCATCCCTGGAATAACtcctgtaaaccttttctgcgcTTTCACACTTTTCCGATAGCAAGGTATCAAGAATTTGACATGCAATGCAATTGAAGCCATAATAATGTTTTATacaatttatttttgctttttttttgcttttgtcttccTTGATATATAATTTCATGGAGCCTGTTGTCTTTTTAACCACCATATCAACCTGCCCAGCAATCTTCTACAAATTATGCTTCAACTATTCTCGCTCTAGGGAAGGTTCACTTGATCTGGAATGTTAAatttgacttctctccacagatgctaccagatcagctgagctttttcagcagtatcttttttttttgtccttcaaCTATAATTGTTTCTGCACTTCCTTTAGAGTTATACCTTAAGTTTATAGTTGTTTTTCCTCATTCTTCACAGTGCATGACTTTATATGTTGCTTTGTTTAATTCCATATGCCACATGACTATGATTGAATCAGTATATGCCCTTTTGAGGTTATCACAATCCTTCTCATGTTCCATTCTGCTTCACAGGCTGAGTCATCTGCATATTTtgaacttgtgccttgtagacccAAGTCCAAGTCATTGGCATATATTCTTGTCCTGAAGTGCTGTTATCTTGGAATTGTTTTCAATATACATCACAGGCATATTTTTAGCCACGTTGTGAATGTTTTACATTGTATATTGCAGTACCGAGGGGGCTCCTACAGAATGAGGATTTATGAGAGGCCTGACTTTGGaggacagatgatggaattcatGGAAGACTGTCCATCTGTCTACGATCGTTTCCGCTACCGTGACATCCACTCCTGCCACGTGATGGACGGTTACTGGATCTTCTATGAACATCCCAGCTACAGGGGGCGGCAGTACTTCCTGAGACCCGGTGAATACAGGAGATACACCGACTGGGGAGGCTACAGCTCAGCTGTTGGATCTTTCAGGCGAATGAGAGATTTCTAATTTCTTGTTGAAATCTATATTCTGTTTTGCTGA
The window above is part of the Stegostoma tigrinum isolate sSteTig4 chromosome 7, sSteTig4.hap1, whole genome shotgun sequence genome. Proteins encoded here:
- the LOC125453971 gene encoding gamma-crystallin S-1-like; the encoded protein is MVEEMTSYFTSVFIMGDASSIPELLEEDQGAEPQIIFYEDRNFQGRHYECSSDCADLSPYFSRCNSIRVESDWWVLYEKPNYMGHQYVLTRGDYPDYQRWMGFNDCIRSCRCYPQYRGGSYRMRIYERPDFGGQMMEFMEDCPSVYDRFRYRDIHSCHVMDGYWIFYEHPSYRGRQYFLRPGEYRRYTDWGGYSSAVGSFRRMRDF